GAGCACCGGCTTCTGCGGCCGCACCCACGGCCGGCACAAACAGTCCGTCAGTGTAGTGCCGGTGGTAATGGAGCACCAGCTCCGGGTATTTCTTGCGGATGGCGCCTACCAGTTCCCGCATGAAGCGCGGGGGACAAACCCCTGCCATGTCCTTTAATCCCAGAATGATCATGGATGCAGCCCGGTTTTTGTCCACCCCGGCGGCCCGGGCGCACATCTCCAGGATCTGTTCGGTGACCTTCAGGTAGTGGCCCACGGTAAAGCCCGGGGCCCAGGAAAGGGAGACGGCCGGTTCGAAGATGCACTCGTTTCCGGACAAAACGATTTCAGCAAACGGACGCATGTTTTCCACATGGTTGAGAAAATCAAAGCACCGGATCACGTCGTAATGGGAACAGATCATCTCCCCGGTTTTCTGCATCAAAGAACGGGGCTGGGGCTTGTAGCCCAGCACGTTGGTGGACCGGATCAGAATCTGCTTCAATGAGTCCGGGGCAAAATCGTTCCACTGCCGGGCCTCGTAAAACGGATAGGTCATATTGGCGAGCATGGCCACATGAAAATGGGCCCCGCCGCCGTTTTCAATGGAGAAAAACCCGCATCGGTCCAGATACGGTCCCACCAGACGGTCTTCGGCCAGCCGGAACCGGTTGCCGCTGTTGGACTGGGTGATGTCCCTGGTGGTGGTGTCAGTAAAATGAACAATGCCCTGCTCACGGGTGTCGCGCACCAGATCGAGTGCGGATTTTCGGTCCCTGACGGGATAGGAAAGCACGTGGCGGCCGCCATCGTTTTGCCGGGTGTCCATGACGGGCAACACCGCCTCAAACCGCCCCACCCGCCTGTCGCTTCGGCCCCGGTATTGCCCGAGCTCCACAAACGGATTATAGCCCCGGGCAGAGATTTCAGCCACCAGACGGGAAATGCGCAAAGACTCGGGCTCTATGTCTGAGTAAAACATCAGCTCCGGGTGTTTTTCAATAAACCGGGTGTCATAATCGCCTTTGACAAACACCGGATGCCGGACAATCTGGCTGTGAAACGGGATGGTGGTCTTCACCCCGGAGATCATGTATTCCCGAAGGGCCCGCTGCATGAGCTTGACCGCCTTGCCCCAGGTATTGCCGTAGGTGATCAGCAAGGCGGCGGCAGAATCATACTGGGAAGGAAACTCGTAGCCTTCTGTCACACAGGAGTCCAGGCGCACCCCCTGGCCGCCCGGGGAGACGTACCGGCTCAGCAAACCTGAATTGGGAGCAAAATCGTTCTGTGGATCCTCGCAATTGATACGGCACTGCATGGCGTGCAGATAGGGCACGGTTGCCTGATCTGAAAACCGGAGCCTGGCGCCAAAGGCCACGGCAATCTGCTCTTCGACCAGATCAATGCCGTAGCGGCATTCAGTGATGCCGTGTTCCACCTGCAGCCGGGTGTTGACCTCGATTAAATAAGGATCCGCCTTTTCATCCACCAGAAATTCCACTGTGGCCAGGCTGTGATAGCCCACTGCTGAAACCAGCCTGCGGGCATAATCCTTGAGCCGTTCGCGCAGCTCGGGGGTCATTTTGGACCATGGCGACGGAGTGATTTCCACCAGTTTCTGATGGTTTCGCTGAACCGTGCAGTCGCGCTCGTCAAAGGCAAACACGTTGCCGTACTGGTCGGCGATCACCTGGATTTCAATGTGGCGGACGCTGGGCAGGTATTTTTCCACATATACCCGGGGGTTGCCAAAAGAGGCCTCGGCCATGACAGAGGCCTTGTGGAACGCCGATTCCAGCTCGTTTTCGGAATAAACCTCGTAGATGCCGCGGCCGCCGCCGCCGCCTTCGGCCTTGAGCATGATGGGAAAACCGATTTTGGCGGCAATCCTGCGGGCTTCCGGGATGGTGACAGCATCTTCTGATCCCGGCACCACAGGCACGCCCAGTTCCCGGGCCAGGCGGCGGACCGATACCTTGTTTCCCAGGATTTTCATGGCCTCGGCCGGAGGGCCGATAAAGGTGATGCCGGCCTGAAGGCATTTGGCCGGAAAGGTGTCGTCTTCTGCCCCGAATCCCCAGCCCGGGTGTATGCCGATGATACCGCGTTCTTTGGCCTTGCGCACAATGCGGTCCAGATCCAGGTAAGCGTTGGGATCATCTCCCAGAAGCATGAGTTCATGGGCCCCGAGGGTGGACGGGGAGGTTTTGTCCACGTCTGTTGCGGTCATGATCGCCACGGCTTCGAGCTGCTCGGAAATCGATCGGCTGATGCGCCGGGCCGGAATGCCGCGGTTGGCGATCAGGATGGGATTTCCTTCGATTTCCGCCTGAACTTCTGCAAAGGTTTTGCTGGTTGAACGGCTTTGATCAGCATTTGAATCATTCATAAAAAAATACACCTTTATATCTAAATTTCAAGAAATTATATTTCTATATATAAAGTATTACTTTAAATATGTATGTTTTCCTTGGGCAGGATGCTGCCGGTATAAATCACACTGGATTTTTTGTTGATACGGACAATCAGTCCCCCGTCTGCGGCCAGGCCGCGGATTTCGCCGAGCACGGCCTCCTGGTGGCTGCGGCGGATGGTCACCGGCTGCTCCACCCAGGCCAGCCGCTTCTGTAGCTGCATAACAAATTCTTCAGGCTCCAGGGTTTTCACCAACTGGCGGATGCGGCTTCGGCCGGTTTCGGCCATGTGCAGCATCACTTCCATGGGTGAGACCTCAATGCCCAACTGTGAAAGGCTGACAGCCGGAATTGCAAATGCATCTGTTAACCGGTCGTTTGGCGGGGCTGTAGCAAGATTGATGCCTATGCCCACAATCAGGTGCCCGGCCCGGTGCTCCACCAGTATGCCGCAGATCTTGCAGTCGTTTACCAGCAAGTCATTGGGCCACTTAATCCGGACATCGGCGCCAAAGCTTTCCAGGGCTTCGGCTGCGACCTGGCCGGCAAGCAGCGACGCCATGGCCCGCCAACCCGGGCCTGCGCCGTCTATGGATTCCAGATCCGGCCAGTACCAAGACACATACAGATTTCCCGGCGGTGAAATCCAGGTGCGCGCCATCTGCCCCCTGCCCTTTTGCTGCTGCACCCCAATCAGGCCATCCCAGGGCGAAAGGCCGCAAGCGCCGATCAAATGCCGGATTGCATCCATGGTCGAGGCGCATCTGCCGCAGATCAAAACCTTGCTTTGGAGCTGTGATCCGCCTGAATGCCAGGCAGAAAAACCGCTTGCATGATCCGATCCCCTTTCGGTCTCAATCCATGGGGACAGGCGCTTTACATCCTTTTCCCAGGCCGGATGCGTCCGGGCCAGCCCGTCGGGATCAATGGCTTCAAACAGCGGCTTTCTGTCTGATCCAAGAAGATAAATCCCCGGTTTCATATGCTTTTCCTTTGCTGTAAGCGGCGATTGCCTTCCGGCAGGAGACACAGCTTCCCTTTCTGCTTGAAATGCACAAATTTGTCAAGCAAATTGTATATACTCCGGTTTTTTAAACACTTTACAACCGTCTGAATACAATGGATAAAGTGCGGACCTGGCAAAAAACAGCCAGCTTTTCAAACAGAGAATATGTTGCTCCGGGCTCAGGGAAGGAAAACGATGGGCAGAGTCATAAAATAGCTGCGGTCAGCCGGTATTGCCGGATCAGTTTAAGGCCCGCATCCTGTCATGCAGCCGCCGGGCCCGGAGGCAGAAGGCTTCCAGCTTGGCCTCAATGAGCTGGGGAAAAGGGGATCCGTCGCTTTCAACAGCCAGAAACGGAAGCGATTCCATGCCGTCGAGCACGGTTTCCAGGTATTTTTCCCGGTGCGGGATGCCCAGCTTATCTCCCGGGGTCATGACCTCGCTTAAAATGGACTCCGAGATCCGGTTGGGCATGCAGCCAAACGGGCCGATGGCAATGACGCCGCATGCCTCGGAGGCCACTTCAGTCAGGGCGCTGCCAACGGTTAAAATGGCTTCTCCCCCAAGATTAGGGGAAACATAGGGGCTTGCGTTTTCAATCACCGTGCGCACATCTGTCCAGGGATTGTGCACCAGGCCGGTCTGCGACAAGGTACCAAAAATACGTTTTTCATAGCGGTTCATAAATATCTGGCGAATTTTAAACCGCAGTTTTTGGCCCAAAGAAAGCTGCTGCCAGTTGGCCGGGTCTGTTTGGATGCAATAGTCGGAATAGCGTATCCATTCCGAAACCGGCGAGCAGACAACGGCAAAGCCCTTTTGCGCCAGGCGCTCGGTGATATACTGGCGGGAAAGCCCGTCGCGCCGGACAAAAATTTCGCCTGTGACCAGAATCACCGGCACATCAGCGGGGTTTTTTTGCATGGGCAGACCGGAGAGCGAATCCACGCTTTTTTCCAGTTCGGCCATGATCTGTTTGAAATTGCCATGCTTCATCTGCTCCACAATTGCCTGCCACCGGTTTTCAAATATCTCCAGGGCATGGGCCGCGTCTTTGGCATTGGCCAAAAGCATGGAACGGATATCCTCCATCAAATCAGAGATCACCAGGGCCCACCATGCCTTGTAATAATTGAACTGCTGTTCCAGGCCGAAATAGGAATTGTCCGATGTTAAAGAAAAAATTGCCACGTCCGGGATCTCCAGGCGTTGGACCAGGTCTTGCATAAACACGGAATACTGGCCGAACCGGCACGGCCCGGAAGCAGAAGCCATGAAATACACCAGGATTTCATCCTCCGCCTTGATATTATAGGCGTAGTTCAGCAGGGTCCCGGTGGTCAGAATCAGGGGGAGGCATTCCTTGCAGGTGGTATGGGCCCGGCCCAGCTTGAGCACATTTTCGTCTGCCGGCGGATGCGGGGCCACGTGAAACCCGGAAGCCTCAAACACCGCGGAAACGAGCTCCGTGCCCAGCCGGCCCATGGACGGCACCAGAAAGGTCACGCGGGAATCGGTCAGGGGCAATACCCGGCCGGATGAGTCCCGGACCATGGGAGTGCCGTTTTCCACAAAGGTTTGGGCGGGCAAAAAGGCCTCCGTCTCCTGTTCCGGGGCCCGGGACAAAAGCAGCTGCCGGTATTCGGCCACGATATCAAGAAACGCCTCGATGCGTGTTTCTATGCCCGCATCTGCGGTGTGGCTGTCAAGCTCCAGGGTTAGCGAGGGTTTCCGGCCCATGATATCCCGGAAATAGCCCACCACAAAAGAATCCGGACCGCAGGAAAAATTGGTGATATAAGTGCCGAACAACTGAGGATGGTTTTTTACAAACCGGGCGGCCTTTAAAATCATCTGGCCCATGCCCCAATACATGTGCTCCTTGGCCTCTTGTGCTTCTATGGGCAGAAAATCCAGGGGAATCACCACCACCCCCCGGGAGGCGAGCTTGTGGGGAATGCCCATGTGGGCCTCTTCCACAAATCCGTTATAAGGCCGGGCAAAAATGACAACGCCGATTTTTTCCGGATCCTTTTCAATCTGTTCAAGGGCGTGCTTCCCTATCTGCCGCATTTCATCAAAGCAGGCCTGCTGCCGGCTGAGTGCTTTTTCAAATGCCGCCCGGGCAGTGGCACGATCCACGCCCATGCTCATCGCTGTTTCCACCAGGGGTGCTCTGGCGGCATCCATGCCCTTTCCCATCTCGATAAAAGGAGTTAAAACCCGGGTACCGCGGTTTTCCAGGTCTGCCAGCGGCTTTCGGAATGTGGTTTTCAGATAATAAGGCTCGCTTTGCACAAACGGACAGAGCTGGGAATTGGGGTCGCCGTTTGGCACGTGGATGGATTTGACATGGGGCAGAAACAGATAATCCGGGGGATTTTCATCAGTAATCAGCCGGTGGAAAAATCCGTGCGCCAGTTCAGCCGGATAACAGAATGCGGCATTGCGCAGATCGCAGCCGTCTTCCGAGGCTTCGGAGGCCAGCACAGGCACAAACCCGATGGATGCAAAAAAGGTGGAGTACAGGGGATAAAAGGTATTGGTCAAAAAACTTTTATTGATCCCCACCCGTCCGCGCTGTTTGACCACATCGTCTGAATTGGCGGCATGCTTGTCAAATACCAGGTGCTCTCTTTTTTTCACAAGATCCAGGGACGCGATGTCGTATTCGAGATTGTAGCGCAGGTTGTAGTAGCGGTTGCAGGCCCCGCCAAAGGGATACCGCCGGCCTTCCAGTTCAATGACCGATATCTCGCATCTTCTGTCGCATTTTTCCTTTCCGCCTTTGCAGGTAAAGGATTTGCGGTACACCACCTCCCGGTCGGCCAGGGTCTGCAGGTCAAAGGTCGCCGGCTGCATCAGGCCCATTTCAATGCGTTTTTCAATCTCCAATGCAACGCCGAAAGCTCCCATCAGCCCAGGCTCCGGGGGCACAACAATAGGCTTGGACGACAGCGCTGCCATGGCCAGGGGCACGGCCCGGTTGTAGCATACGCCGCCCTGCATAAACACTTTGCGCCCGACCGGCCGGTTGCCCTTGACCCGGTTGGTGTAGTTCATACAAATGGAATAGACCAGCCCGGCCACGATATCTTCGTGAGCCACGCCTTCGTGTACTGCGGTCTTGATATCCGATGCAATAAAGGCTGCGCACTGATCGTTAAAATTCGGCGGCTTTGTGGCGGTCAGGGCCACTTCGGCGATCTGCTCCACCTCCACACCAAGGGTTTCCCGGGCTGATTCGGCCAGAAAAGAGCCGGTGCCGGCCGAGCAGGCCTCGTTCATGGCATAGTCCGAAGGCACACCGCTTGTAATATAGGTATATTTGGCATCCTGGCCGCCGATCTCAAAAAGGGTATCCACCTCCGGATCAAAATGCACGGCTGCGGCGGCATGGGCAACGATTTCATTAATCACCCCGTCGGTTAGGGCGTGCAGGCCCGCAATCTGGCGCCCGGAGCCGCAGACCCCAAGGCCGGTGATGGATATGGCCGACGGATCCACATGCTCCCTGACCTGGTCCAGCAATTGCCGGTAACAGGCCCGGGAAGCGCCCACGGGATCACCATTGGTGTAGAGATAAACAGAGGCCGGCATGGCCTTGTCGCTTCTTCGCACAAGTACGGCCTTGGTGGTCGTGGAGCCCACGTCTAAACCCAAAATGCACTCATCTCCGGCTTCAATGGTTTCCCGGGCCATGGTCTTGAATGTCACCTGGCCGGCAAAATCCGTAAGCCTGGGAAGGGTATCAAAGGACAGTGCCCCCTGCACAAACAGATCATCATGCGCCGGTTTTGGGGCATCCGGGTTTTCCAGTGCCCACAGGGCCGCGCCCAGGGCCTCGAAATACGGGGCCTGCTCCGGTACGATCAGCCCGGAGACGGCCTGATTCAGATACCCGATCATCATCTGGTTTCTGGCTGATCCGCCGGTGATCATGATATTTTTCTTTTCCACATGGTTGAGCAGTTCCAGGATCTTGTTGGCCATCATCCGGCACAAGCCCGCGGTGACCCGGGATTTGGGGATTCCTTTGTTAATGGCATGGGTGCAGTCGGATTTACAGAAAACCGAGCACCTGCCCGAGACCTGGTAAGGAGTTTCCGTGGCCGACCATTTGGCGGCTTCATCAAGGGAGACCCCCATGCGCTGCAATTGCTGCATGAAAAACTCGCCGGTACCCGAAGCGCACTTGTTGCCGGTAATCACGTTGCTGATCCGGCCCTTGTCATCCAGAACATAAACCATGAAAGTCTCGCCGCCGGCCGAGACAATGGCCGGACAGTCAATGCCTTCGGGCCGCACGTGCCGGTAAGCGTACTCCACAGCCTCGGGCTCGGAAATGGTGGTCAGGTTGACAAACTCCCGAAAGCGCCTGCCTGTTGCCACGATCCGGTCAATGTCGTCAGTTCCGCTGTCCCGGAGAACGGCCTGAAGGGTTTTTCTCGGATCACCGCCATGGGGGTGGGTTTGTGATGAGATCACCTCGGGTGAAGCCGCCGGATCTTCCGGGGCGGGCTGTCTGACACGGACCACGGAAACCGTTGAGGCGCCGAGGCATATCCCCAGGGCCTCACGGGCCCGGGTTTCTACTGTGACAGTGGTTTCAATGTATGCTTTCGGATCTTTCATTGATTTATCCCCTGATCCGCTGAAACGGATATGCAGATGCGGTTATACATGATTTGATTGCTGTCTAACAGAGCACATCGGGCTTTTTCCGCTGAACCTCCCACGATAATATAGCGCGCATAAGGCCGTAATGCAAGGGCGGGCTTGTGGTTTGCCGGCTCACGGAATCCATGACCGTTTCGATACCCAAAAGGCCAAAGAGTTTCCTTTCATACACAAATCCGGGGTTTTTCAAGCCCGGCTGAAAAAACTTCCGTCCTGGCCGGATGACGCAATAAACCCATCCCAAATGAAAGAAGATTGACTTTTACCAACGGGTATATAAAATTGTAGGCAATCTGCGCCCTGGCAGATCCGCTTCAACCGGCAATGATGATGGGCCTGTAAAAAGTCTTTTTCACAGGCAGTGTTAAGTTTTAAGTGATTAACTGTTAAGTAAAATCAAGAAGTTATTTCTTTCTTGTTTGGAGATTATATCTGTTTTAAGACTTTTTACGATTCCATCAATGATGATGTTCTCGTAAAAGCCTGATTTTAGATGGTGCCGTAAAAAGTTCAAGATCAAGGCTTGCGCAATTTCGAAGAATGCAGCGTACTTATCCGTACGTGAAATTTTGAGAAATTGCGCGTAACGCAGATATTGGATGTTTTACGGTGGCATCCATGATGGACACAGAAAAAGCAGCAGAAGGATAAACCAATGAGCGAAACAGACCCGAAGGAATCCTGGGTGTACGTGGCCGTGGAGAATCCGGAAAAGGATGAAAAATTCATGGGGTTTTATGATGAAACCGCAGAAATATCCTATATTCCGGCGTTTCACGATAAAGAGGCCGCCATGTCCTGTCTTATCAATCTGCCGCGAACCCCCGGCAAAAAATACGAAGTCCAGGCGGTGCTGGCAGAAGAACTGGCCAAAGATGCGCGCAAGCATGGTTTTATGATTTTCATGCTTGACGGCGACGGCCGGATTCTCAAACAAATCCAGCCATAGGCAGTCATGAGTTTGGTGTTTAACAAAAAACCATGATATCTTGACGCAAACAGGATTCACTGGTAGATAAACAGAACCTCGGCAAAAACCCTTCTGCCGATCCAATGGCATTGTTCCAGCGTGGGAACCGGTATAACACGCGTTATCTCATACAATCCACAAGGAGTCGGACATGAAAAATGTCGGTGTGCTATTGTCAGGGTGCGGTGTTTACGACGGAACCGAAATCCATGAATCCGTGATCACGCTTTTGGCCCTGGACCGAAACGGTGTTGCTGCAATATGCATGGCACCGGATATGGATCAGCACCACGTGGTGAACCATCTCACGGGCCAGACCTCGGAGGAAAAACGAAATGTGCTGGTTGAATCAGCGCGCATTGCCCGGGGTGAAATCATGGATGTCAGGAAGGTGCGAACCGCTGACTTGGACGCCCTGATCATGCCCGGGGGGTTTGGTGCCGCCAAAAACTTAAGCGATTTTGCCATCAAAGGAAATGAGGCGGCAGTGCACCCCGAGGTCCGCCGGATTATTGCTGAAATGGCCGATGCCGGAAAGCCCATCGGTGCCATTTGCATATCACCGGCGGTTCTGGCCAAAGTTTTGGAAGACCGGCATCCCCAGGTAACCATTGGCAATGATTTGGGCACGGCAGAGGCCATTGAGTCCATGGGCGGGCGGCACACTGTTTGTGACGTGACCGACATCCACGTGGATTCTGAAAACAAATTGGTGACCACCCCTGCCTACATGATCGGGCCCGATATTTCAAAAGTGGCCGAAGGTATTGAAAAACTAATCAATAAGATCCTGGAAATGATTTAAATCCGTTCATAAAAAACATTTTTCCGTATTAATCCGGCAGCACATCATAGAAATAACGCATGGCATCGGACCGGGAGATAATTCCAATGATCTGCCCGTCCTGGATAACCGGCAGTCTTCCGATGTCATGCTTTACCATGAGCCGGGCTGCATGCATCGGGCTCCGGTCCGGGGTGATGGTGATGTTTTTTGTGCTCATAAAAGCCTTCACCGGTGCCGCATACTGGGAAGGCTTTTTCAATTTTTTAAAATCTCGTTTGGAGATAATCCCCACAAGCTTTCCATCCTCACTTACCGGCAGCCCGGTACATCCCTTTTCATCAAGAATTCCGGCGACTTCCTTCATTGACAGATCCGGGGGGACCTGGAAGACCGGATACGACATGATATCGTAAATCTGGATGGAACTTTCCTGGTTGCCCTTGAGCAGTTCCACGAGCCATTCCTTAAGGGAAACCGGGTTGACCGATTTAAGCATTGCCGATCCCGCCCCGGGATGGCCGCCGCCGC
The Desulfosalsimonas propionicica DNA segment above includes these coding regions:
- the elbB gene encoding isoprenoid biosynthesis glyoxalase ElbB, coding for MKNVGVLLSGCGVYDGTEIHESVITLLALDRNGVAAICMAPDMDQHHVVNHLTGQTSEEKRNVLVESARIARGEIMDVRKVRTADLDALIMPGGFGAAKNLSDFAIKGNEAAVHPEVRRIIAEMADAGKPIGAICISPAVLAKVLEDRHPQVTIGNDLGTAEAIESMGGRHTVCDVTDIHVDSENKLVTTPAYMIGPDISKVAEGIEKLINKILEMI
- a CDS encoding biotin--[acetyl-CoA-carboxylase] ligase, coding for MKPGIYLLGSDRKPLFEAIDPDGLARTHPAWEKDVKRLSPWIETERGSDHASGFSAWHSGGSQLQSKVLICGRCASTMDAIRHLIGACGLSPWDGLIGVQQQKGRGQMARTWISPPGNLYVSWYWPDLESIDGAGPGWRAMASLLAGQVAAEALESFGADVRIKWPNDLLVNDCKICGILVEHRAGHLIVGIGINLATAPPNDRLTDAFAIPAVSLSQLGIEVSPMEVMLHMAETGRSRIRQLVKTLEPEEFVMQLQKRLAWVEQPVTIRRSHQEAVLGEIRGLAADGGLIVRINKKSSVIYTGSILPKENIHI
- a CDS encoding acyl-CoA dehydratase activase — encoded protein: MKDPKAYIETTVTVETRAREALGICLGASTVSVVRVRQPAPEDPAASPEVISSQTHPHGGDPRKTLQAVLRDSGTDDIDRIVATGRRFREFVNLTTISEPEAVEYAYRHVRPEGIDCPAIVSAGGETFMVYVLDDKGRISNVITGNKCASGTGEFFMQQLQRMGVSLDEAAKWSATETPYQVSGRCSVFCKSDCTHAINKGIPKSRVTAGLCRMMANKILELLNHVEKKNIMITGGSARNQMMIGYLNQAVSGLIVPEQAPYFEALGAALWALENPDAPKPAHDDLFVQGALSFDTLPRLTDFAGQVTFKTMARETIEAGDECILGLDVGSTTTKAVLVRRSDKAMPASVYLYTNGDPVGASRACYRQLLDQVREHVDPSAISITGLGVCGSGRQIAGLHALTDGVINEIVAHAAAAVHFDPEVDTLFEIGGQDAKYTYITSGVPSDYAMNEACSAGTGSFLAESARETLGVEVEQIAEVALTATKPPNFNDQCAAFIASDIKTAVHEGVAHEDIVAGLVYSICMNYTNRVKGNRPVGRKVFMQGGVCYNRAVPLAMAALSSKPIVVPPEPGLMGAFGVALEIEKRIEMGLMQPATFDLQTLADREVVYRKSFTCKGGKEKCDRRCEISVIELEGRRYPFGGACNRYYNLRYNLEYDIASLDLVKKREHLVFDKHAANSDDVVKQRGRVGINKSFLTNTFYPLYSTFFASIGFVPVLASEASEDGCDLRNAAFCYPAELAHGFFHRLITDENPPDYLFLPHVKSIHVPNGDPNSQLCPFVQSEPYYLKTTFRKPLADLENRGTRVLTPFIEMGKGMDAARAPLVETAMSMGVDRATARAAFEKALSRQQACFDEMRQIGKHALEQIEKDPEKIGVVIFARPYNGFVEEAHMGIPHKLASRGVVVIPLDFLPIEAQEAKEHMYWGMGQMILKAARFVKNHPQLFGTYITNFSCGPDSFVVGYFRDIMGRKPSLTLELDSHTADAGIETRIEAFLDIVAEYRQLLLSRAPEQETEAFLPAQTFVENGTPMVRDSSGRVLPLTDSRVTFLVPSMGRLGTELVSAVFEASGFHVAPHPPADENVLKLGRAHTTCKECLPLILTTGTLLNYAYNIKAEDEILVYFMASASGPCRFGQYSVFMQDLVQRLEIPDVAIFSLTSDNSYFGLEQQFNYYKAWWALVISDLMEDIRSMLLANAKDAAHALEIFENRWQAIVEQMKHGNFKQIMAELEKSVDSLSGLPMQKNPADVPVILVTGEIFVRRDGLSRQYITERLAQKGFAVVCSPVSEWIRYSDYCIQTDPANWQQLSLGQKLRFKIRQIFMNRYEKRIFGTLSQTGLVHNPWTDVRTVIENASPYVSPNLGGEAILTVGSALTEVASEACGVIAIGPFGCMPNRISESILSEVMTPGDKLGIPHREKYLETVLDGMESLPFLAVESDGSPFPQLIEAKLEAFCLRARRLHDRMRALN
- a CDS encoding pyruvate carboxylase, whose amino-acid sequence is MNDSNADQSRSTSKTFAEVQAEIEGNPILIANRGIPARRISRSISEQLEAVAIMTATDVDKTSPSTLGAHELMLLGDDPNAYLDLDRIVRKAKERGIIGIHPGWGFGAEDDTFPAKCLQAGITFIGPPAEAMKILGNKVSVRRLARELGVPVVPGSEDAVTIPEARRIAAKIGFPIMLKAEGGGGGRGIYEVYSENELESAFHKASVMAEASFGNPRVYVEKYLPSVRHIEIQVIADQYGNVFAFDERDCTVQRNHQKLVEITPSPWSKMTPELRERLKDYARRLVSAVGYHSLATVEFLVDEKADPYLIEVNTRLQVEHGITECRYGIDLVEEQIAVAFGARLRFSDQATVPYLHAMQCRINCEDPQNDFAPNSGLLSRYVSPGGQGVRLDSCVTEGYEFPSQYDSAAALLITYGNTWGKAVKLMQRALREYMISGVKTTIPFHSQIVRHPVFVKGDYDTRFIEKHPELMFYSDIEPESLRISRLVAEISARGYNPFVELGQYRGRSDRRVGRFEAVLPVMDTRQNDGGRHVLSYPVRDRKSALDLVRDTREQGIVHFTDTTTRDITQSNSGNRFRLAEDRLVGPYLDRCGFFSIENGGGAHFHVAMLANMTYPFYEARQWNDFAPDSLKQILIRSTNVLGYKPQPRSLMQKTGEMICSHYDVIRCFDFLNHVENMRPFAEIVLSGNECIFEPAVSLSWAPGFTVGHYLKVTEQILEMCARAAGVDKNRAASMIILGLKDMAGVCPPRFMRELVGAIRKKYPELVLHYHRHYTDGLFVPAVGAAAEAGAHIVDTAIGAAVRWYGQGEVLSTAAYMEDELGLQTRLDREMIRSCGFVLKQIMPYYDQYCSPHFRGIDYDVVEHGMPGGATSSSQEGAMKQGYIRLLPHMLRFLAGTRKIVRYHDVTPGSQITWNTAFLAVTGAYKRGGEHHVRHMLDVLEAVADKPEQDLSEQVKKDCLKLYQDSNDAFRDLLLGKYGRLPQGFPPDWVYQSAFGTEYRRALEQRTEASPLESLEEIDIQAETLALRNRIKRMPSQEELILYLNHPGDALKTFEFQKKYADPNILPIDVWFEGLEPRQDLEFADSQGKPHKMAILDISKPRKSGISIVRYLLDSEIITFEVQVQAPEGKAAGEAEMADTENPFQVASPSSGDLWVVYAQPGEVVKKGEELFNLSIMKQEKAVLAPDDGIVRRVLKTASYTEDKKMVPVREGELIVELAPVPDFCRSCNAPVTSRDYQFCPYCGSAVEQTQQTESKA